The Oscillospiraceae bacterium genome has a segment encoding these proteins:
- a CDS encoding class I SAM-dependent methyltransferase: MIVLTPRLQAVADMVPPGCAVADIGCDHGYVSAYLVQQGIASRVVAADVRPGPLGACRRLVEELGLTFQIQTRLCSGLTDIADTECDAVILAGMGGELIAEILSACPYIHKKTLILQPMTHPEVVRQFLYTNGFEIRCARVVQEGRHHYLVLLAVPGGAPEGYTPADLYLGGITDFSDKAYFEQLIRYLRNRQKGGVDTADVIRAIEEKL, translated from the coding sequence ATGATCGTTTTAACTCCGCGATTGCAGGCTGTGGCGGACATGGTGCCGCCCGGCTGCGCGGTGGCGGATATTGGCTGCGACCACGGCTATGTGAGCGCCTATTTGGTGCAACAGGGGATTGCGTCCCGTGTGGTGGCTGCCGATGTGCGCCCGGGCCCGCTGGGTGCCTGCCGCCGATTGGTAGAAGAACTGGGCTTGACCTTCCAAATTCAAACCCGCCTTTGCAGTGGGCTGACGGATATTGCAGATACCGAGTGCGATGCGGTAATTTTGGCAGGTATGGGCGGAGAACTGATTGCTGAGATCTTGTCCGCCTGCCCGTATATACATAAAAAAACATTGATTTTGCAGCCCATGACCCACCCGGAGGTCGTGCGGCAATTTTTGTATACAAATGGCTTTGAAATTCGCTGCGCCCGGGTGGTGCAGGAGGGACGGCATCATTATTTGGTGCTGCTGGCTGTACCCGGCGGTGCGCCGGAGGGCTATACCCCGGCGGATTTGTATTTGGGCGGAATTACGGATTTTAGCGACAAGGCTTATTTTGAGCAGCTAATCCGCTACCTGCGCAATCGCCAAAAGGGCGGCGTGGATACGGCGGATGTGATCCGCGCCATTGAGGAAAAATTATGA
- a CDS encoding DUF1858 domain-containing protein — protein MTEITKDTVIGDILDICPDAAPYFLQMGMHCLGCPASRGETVEQACAVHGVDTDDLLEQINALIRK, from the coding sequence ATGACGGAAATTACAAAAGATACGGTGATCGGCGATATTTTAGACATTTGCCCGGATGCGGCCCCTTACTTTTTACAGATGGGTATGCACTGCTTGGGCTGCCCTGCATCTCGGGGTGAGACGGTGGAGCAGGCTTGCGCTGTGCATGGCGTAGATACAGACGATCTGCTGGAGCAGATCAATGCTCTGATCCGGAAATGA
- a CDS encoding DUF4364 family protein, protein MQNLNPKDGAYNPGLQFDAFTAGIEDGGLRAKSSISAMVCYILANIEKPLSIKNITDALTAGCIANYFEICDSIDRLKAAGQIVEKDDRLYATPQCKAAVELIENDLPLTMREKSIACCQRALAKETYQRENRVDIEPDGNAFQVTLHVSDIDRDFMALKLYMPTKAQAQAVKEKFQANPVRVYEAVINTLFSEEQDPPID, encoded by the coding sequence ATGCAAAATCTAAATCCAAAAGACGGCGCTTACAATCCTGGGCTGCAATTCGACGCCTTTACAGCAGGCATTGAGGACGGCGGCCTGCGTGCAAAAAGTTCCATTTCTGCTATGGTGTGCTACATTCTTGCCAATATTGAAAAGCCCCTAAGCATTAAAAATATTACCGACGCGCTGACTGCCGGTTGCATTGCCAATTATTTTGAGATCTGCGACTCCATTGACCGGCTGAAAGCCGCCGGTCAAATTGTAGAAAAAGACGACCGGCTGTACGCTACACCCCAGTGCAAAGCGGCGGTGGAACTGATCGAGAACGACCTGCCTCTGACCATGCGAGAAAAGAGCATTGCCTGTTGCCAACGGGCGCTGGCCAAAGAGACGTATCAGCGAGAGAATCGAGTGGATATTGAGCCGGACGGCAACGCTTTCCAGGTGACGCTGCATGTGAGCGATATTGACCGGGACTTTATGGCGCTCAAACTTTATATGCCCACCAAGGCACAGGCCCAGGCAGTTAAAGAGAAGTTCCAGGCCAATCCGGTGCGCGTCTATGAAGCGGTAATTAACACACTTTTTAGTGAGGAACAGGATCCGCCCATTGACTGA
- a CDS encoding Nif3-like dinuclear metal center hexameric protein, with translation MTTVADINNWINSIAPYDTMEEWDNSGFLVGDMQAPVRRCVLSLDATLAVVDFAVGMGAELLLTHHPLIFHGLRQVYTGTPVSELVQNGIALISAHTCFDKAPGGIGDCLAALLGLTNLTHSADGFLTVGRLSQAMSVDDFAAMAGEVLESDGLRYTDTEALIETVAVCGGAGGEFWRQAQQLADCYLTGEVRYHDLLEAAEAQYPVLAAGHYETEYAAFMTLKERLEQAFPDVEFICAPQKNPVLTV, from the coding sequence ATGACGACTGTTGCAGATATTAACAACTGGATCAATTCTATTGCGCCTTATGACACCATGGAGGAGTGGGACAATTCCGGCTTCTTGGTGGGGGATATGCAGGCGCCTGTGCGCCGTTGCGTGCTGTCCCTGGACGCAACCCTGGCGGTGGTGGACTTTGCCGTGGGTATGGGGGCAGAGCTGCTCTTGACCCACCATCCGCTGATTTTTCACGGACTGAGGCAGGTCTATACCGGCACGCCGGTCAGCGAATTGGTGCAAAACGGCATTGCGCTTATTAGCGCCCACACTTGTTTTGACAAGGCACCCGGCGGTATTGGTGATTGTTTGGCTGCTTTGCTTGGGCTTACGAACCTGACCCATAGCGCCGACGGATTTTTGACCGTTGGCCGCCTGTCCCAGGCTATGAGCGTGGACGATTTTGCCGCTATGGCCGGTGAAGTGCTGGAAAGCGATGGCTTGCGCTATACAGACACGGAGGCGCTGATCGAAACGGTAGCCGTTTGCGGCGGCGCCGGTGGTGAGTTTTGGCGACAGGCGCAACAACTGGCAGACTGCTATCTTACCGGTGAGGTGCGTTACCATGATCTGCTGGAAGCGGCAGAGGCGCAGTACCCGGTACTGGCTGCCGGTCATTATGAGACCGAGTATGCCGCCTTTATGACCTTAAAAGAAAGATTGGAACAGGCGTTCCCGGATGTGGAATTTATTTGTGCACCCCAGAAGAACCCTGTGCTGACGGTGTAA